One Helicobacter suis HS1 genomic window, CTATTAAGGTAGAGAGCATAGCTACTAGAAAAGTAATTCCCAAATTCTCTGGATTGATTACCCACTTGGGGAATATAGCTGGTTTTTTGATTCAAAATGGCTAAGTTACTCAAATCAATCGTATTCCATAGCCCCACAGAGAGGTATTTTTTAAAGAGAGAAAATTGCAACCCTAAAGGTACATTGATCGTATTTTGTACATAGCCATAACCCACTGGGCGCACCACATTGTGGAATTGGTAGTCTAAAGAGTAAAGGAGGTGTTTCCAGCCTAAAGTGTTTAAATATTTGTGGTATTGCAAATTAGGCAGGGATTGGAAGGTCTCATTATTATTAATCTTATTAAGGTTTAAAAAATACCGGAGATAAAAGCCATAAAAGTGGTTATTAGTTTGGACATAGTAATTAACCCGCGACATGTGGGTCGCATCAGTGATGCGTTTATTGACCTTTTCAAAGCGCACATAGTCTAAGTCATTCATATAGAGAAAATCTATATAGGAGGCATTATCTAAAGACTTTTTGAGTCCAAAATATTTTTGCAAAGTCTGGCGGCTTGCATTGAGCATTTCAAGCCCGTAGATATTTTGGTTACGCAAATCGTATTTTCTAGTGTAGGCGTTGTAGTTTCTAAAATAGCGCATGTTAAATAAAAATTTATCTTGATGGGAATTAATCCAACGGGCTTGAAAATTTATTCCTAACCCGCGTTTAGAACGGATTTGAGGGACCAAAGTCATATCCCAAGAATTTTTAGGGGCGATGTAGATAGGTTGTAGATAGATAAAACCGGCTAAGTTTGAATCACTAAATTCAGGATAGAGTAGGCCGCTAGAGCGCTTATTACTGGTAGAAACAAAGGCATAGGGAAAATAAAATATGGGGATTTGCCCCAAATAAACTTTAGGATTCCAAAGAGAAAGGTGGGATTTATCCACATTATAATGGCCGGAAGAAGCGTTGACATGCCAAATGGGGTTTTCAATATCACAGCCTGAAGTTGTGAGGTTTTTAATCTTGTATCTATTTTGTTTGGCGTGGGCAATATCAGCGCTGATCCAAATCCCTGTAACGCTATCTTGTACATAAAAGGGAAAGATGAGTTCGTATTTTTTATCTAATTTAATCTTGATATGCTCACTTTGTACTAAAAGCCCCTCTCCACGATAAACCTTAACATGCCCATCTATTGTGGCTTCTTTCTTTTGGGTGTCATAGATTACGCGATCGGCTAGAATGTAGACATCATAATTAAGCAAAACAGCATGCCCAGTGGCCACTACAATATTGTTTTTAGAATCCACGCGATCGGCTAATAACTCAAAAATCTTATGGTTTTTCTTATTAAATTTTTGCACGGCTACTTGTTGCTTGCTAAAAAGTACACCTAGCAATAAAAGAATGATAAAAGTACCGCGCCACAACACTCATTTAGACACAATAACCAAAGTCTTGGCATGCCGGTCATGGAAAGTACGGCCAAATTTATCCTTAAAGCAATAAGCCAAAGGAAAAAATAGCAACGCCTCTTTATACAAACAACGCTTCATGCGCGCAAGAAATGGGGGTTTATCTAAACTGCTCACATCTAAGATACGCAAGTGGAAAACTAACTTACCAATACTGTTACCTAAAAAGCCCATCAATAAACTTTCATAAAGAATATGCAAACCAAAGAAAGCACACAGAAAGCGTAAAAAAATGGGGTGTAAAGGCAAATAGGGGTGCAAATCCCAACTTAGAAAGCTCACCCAAACTAAATCCACCCCATAAGCCCCCACACGCCACGAAAAAGGGGCAATTACAAGATGTTCTTTATAGAGTCGTTCTTCTAGTTTGGCTTCCATGCGCCTCTAAAGTGATCCAATATCTTCGCGAAACTGCATGCCTTCAAATTGTACCTTTTTAACTAAGTTGTAAGCGTGGTTTTTAGCCTCACTCAGCGATTTACCCCAACCCACGCACACACACACCCCCCCCAGAAACCAAAAATACCCCATTTTCTTGTACAATTTTGCCTAAATCCAAATGGGCATTTTTTTCATTCATGGGATCAATATAAACATTTTGCCCCCCAGAAATTTTATAAGGATAATCTTTAGAAGCCAGTACAACACCTAGTGTATGTTGGGGGTGTAATTCTAATTCTATTGTATCCAAACGATCCTCCAAAGTTGCCTCCAATAAATCTAACAGAGGCGTTTTTAACAAAGGTAAAAGCACACTACACTCAGGGTCTCCTAAACGGACATTAAACTCAAGCAAATAAGGTTCTAATTGCCCCTCTTGTTCAACTACCATAATCCCCGCATAAAGCACCCCTATAAAAGGCGTGCCCGCCTCTACCATTGCTTTTAATGCAGGCTCTATAATTTGGCTTGCAATCTTGTTTTTTAAAACCTCATCACATAAACTTGAAGGCGCGAAAGCCCCCATTCCGCCCGTATTTGGCCCCTCTGGGGTGAGTTTTTTATAATCATGGCAGGGGGGTAAAAGAAGATAGTTTTGGTGGTGCACCAGAGCAAAGATAGAGAGTTCAAAACCTTTTAAATATTGTTCTACTAGCACTTTTGAGTGTTTTTCTTGCAATAAAAGTTGCCCCAGTATTTGTTTGTATTCCTCTTCACTCTGGACCACCACCACGCCCTTACCTCCAGAAAGTCCATCAACTTTAACCACTAATGGAAAGCCTAGAGCGGCAACCTGTTCTTGTGCTAGAGTGTGATCGCGCACAATACAGTAAGGGGCTGTTGGGATATGATATTGTGTGGCTAGATTTTTGGTAAAACTTTTAGAACCCTCTAGGATACTAGCCTTTTTACTAGGGCCAAAAACAGCAAGACCGGATTCTTTAAGCATGTCAGCCAAACCCCCCACTAAAGGTTCTTCAGGTCCAATTACAACTAAATCAACACCCTTTTGCAGGGCAAAATCTACAATTTGGGTATATTCTTCTAAGGGGATATTCTCGCCAATGCTTTGTGTGCCACCATTGCCCGGGCAAAAATACAGCTCACTTATGCGCGTATCCTCTTTTAATTTGCGCCCCAAAGCATACTCGCGCGCTCCGCCCCCGATAATTAAAATTTTTTTCTTCATTTACGCCCTATTTTTGATCACCCAAACGACCGTTACTTGTGTGCGTAGTTCAAAGAAGCTATAAGAGGCCAAGAGGATCTCTTTAGGGGGCAAATACCAGATGCCCATCACACCAAAACCACTACTGACAGCCTCACAAAGATGGATAAAAGAACTTGCCATTTTAAGAAACACGCATCGCCCAGGCTTTGGCGCCATTATACTAAATTTTACTTAAGTGTGCTATCCAATAGCAGCTCTAGCTTTAGCTAAGCAAATTAAGGCGCTAGCTAAGGGTTTTATACTCTGATTTTGGGGGGGTATCTATTGTTGGAAAGTATCAATCTAGGTTGTGGATATTGCTAATTAAATTATAAAGAAACCAACTATCACCATTGATAAAGATCTGTGGTTTAGCTCTTACCCCATCTTTATGGACACTAATCCCGTCTGAATAGGGCGTGATAGAGATGAGTTTAGCAAAGGGAATTCTCAAACTCTTAGATTTTCCACAAAAATAAAGGTGCTTGGTGGTGATAGCTAATAAGCCAGTGTCTACATAAGACATCTGCTCTTCTTGGATTTTATGCCCCTTAAATGCCCCTACGCGGTAGTACACACCCTTAGCAATTCTTAGACTCACACCCTGAGATCCTCCCACATACGAACTCACAGTTTTCATCTCAAAATACTGAACCCCATTTTCTGCCCAAATCAATTTTTCATTTTTCATAAACACAAAGGGCAAAGAATCGCCTATAATGTTAATTCCTGTAGGCATCACACCCTCACAGACATGCCTTAAAATTGAGCCCTGTTTGAGCTTGGCATAGTAGCCATTGGAGTCTAAATCCTCTTGAGAGAGATTAAAAAAAGCGATCAATTTTAAAACGCCCTCTTCCTCTTACTCAGTTAAAAGCCCATCCTCAAGGGCTGTTTGGATAGCAGCCTCAACCCCCTTAATAAGCAAATTTCTTTGCAAAGATTGATCAATAAAACTTCCTTGGGCAATTTGTTGGATGCGTCCTTGTAGATTTTTTAAATCCTCTGGACTGGTAGCTTGTTTGGTGTAATGATCACTGATTATATCTTGAATAGCTTTTTGACCCTCTAGGTGCTCTCTTTGGCACTCCTTGTGTTTACGCCTTAAAAACCCCGCCTTTTGCCCACAAAAAATACAAATACCCACGACCAAAAACTTTCTTACTTTAATTTATAAGCCGCCACTGGCTCTCTAAAGGCCCCAATCATACCATGCCCTAAGTTAAAAATAAACTCTAATTTTATCCTAACTTTAAGATATGCTTTTACACCCTCTAGCAGTGATTAGCCTGTAAGCACTAAATCCGCCAAAAGTACAGCTAATTAAAAAGAAATAGCGCTATCTCCTATAAATCCAGCTAAATCAAGCAAAAGCGCCCATTTTGCCAAAAAGCTCCGCCACAAAAGGAAGTATTAAGAGGAGTAAGACAAAGATCACACCAAAGAAAACACCACAGAGTAATTATCCATGTTCACCTCCTCCCCATAATTGAGATTTCTTAAGATTCTTTCTTTCTCGCGGTTAGCCAAATCCATAATGTATTGAAACTTCTTATCACTCTCTCCCTTGAAGTCAAAAAGCCATGTAGTGAAGTCTTGTTTCTTTTTGCTTAGATTTGTAAAAGCCTCTTGAATGGCGGTATTTATATCTTTGCCAATGCTATTGGCATAATCTTGCCAAATATTTCTTACATCATTAACTAGGGTAGTGAATCACCCACCCGCTAAAGACGGGTGGGCTTCTTGCTTCAACGATCCATAACTAGCAGTATCCAGTATGTAGCCATACTTGGTTACAGCCCCGTTAGCGGAATCTCCACAAGCGTAACTTCGGGTAATCCCTACCCTAGTTTTATCTACCTTGATAGCGTGTCGCTCATCTAGCATTCCCAAAGCATAGTTTCTGATATTGATGCTAGCGTTTAGGTCTCTGTGGTGGTATGTTTGACAACAAGGGTAGATAAAATTTCTAATAGGCAGTGGCTTTTTACCTGTGTTGCTCCCACAGGTCGAGCAGATTTGAGAGCTAGGGAAGTATTGGTCAATTTTGATAAGGGTTTTACCCTTCCAACCAGCCTTATATTCTAATAGACTAATGAGCCTAGACCAGCTGGCATTGGCAATGCTCTTAGCGAGTTTGTGGTTTTTGACCAAATTCCTAACTTTCAAGGTTTCTACTGCTATCAAATCGTATTGATTGGTTATCTCATTACTGATTTTATGTAGGTAGTCCTCTCTGCTATTCCTGATAGAAGCGTGGATTTGTGCCACTTTCTTAGCTTGTTTTTTTCTATTATTAGAACCTTTTAGTTTCTTAGACAATCTCCTTTGCGCTTTAGTGAGTTTGGTTTGTAGATTCTGGAAAAACTTTTTATATGGGTAGAACACGCCATTGCTGGCGATGACTAAAGACTCTAAACCCATATCTAAACCCACAGCTTTTCTGATAGTTGTGGGTTTAGGTTCAGGCTCATTATCCTCATAGCTTATAGAGAGATAGTATTTATCCAATCTAAAGTCAAAAATCAAATTTTGCAAATGGTTTTGTTTAATGACAACTAGAGAGCTAAGAACTTATCAAAGCTCCTAGCAATAGCCTAAGCCATTTGAAAAAATGGCCAAATTTGAGCCTATCAAATCCCCAAGGGGGGTAGGAAAAATGATGACACGAGCTAAGCAACTTGATAGTTTCGTGTGTGAAGTGGGTTTGTAAGGCGCATGCTAAAGGCTTTGTGCTATAGTCGTTAAAGTAGGATACTCTTGGAGGAGAAATTGGTAGACTGCCTAGCTACCAAGCCTTAAAGTACTCTGCGATGAGATTTTTGGAAGAGAGAATTTTGTAGGAAACATTGTTTGGCTTAAGGGGAACGCACAAAACGATGTATCAGCATTGCAAAAAAACCACGAATATATTTTATCTTACGCCAAAGATATTAAAACAAAATCTCTTAGCAAAATCACAAGAGAGGAAAAGGTAAAGGTTTTCAAAGACG contains:
- the purD gene encoding phosphoribosylamine--glycine ligase, with the translated sequence MKKKILIIGGGAREYALGRKLKEDTRISELYFCPGNGGTQSIGENIPLEEYTQIVDFALQKGVDLVVIGPEEPLVGGLADMLKESGLAVFGPSKKASILEGSKSFTKNLATQYHIPTAPYCIVRDHTLAQEQVAALGFPLVVKVDGLSGGKGVVVVQSEEEYKQILGQLLLQEKHSKVLVEQYLKGFELSIFALVHHQNYLLLPPCHDYKKLTPEGPNTGGMGAFAPSSLCDEVLKNKIASQIIEPALKAMVEAGTPFIGVLYAGIMVVEQEGQLEPYLLEFNVRLGDPECSVLLPLLKTPLLDLLEATLEDRLDTIELELHPQHTLGVVLASKDYPYKISGGQNVYIDPMNEKNAHLDLGKIVQENGVFLVSGGGVCVRGLG
- a CDS encoding RDD family protein, translating into MEAKLEERLYKEHLVIAPFSWRVGAYGVDLVWVSFLSWDLHPYLPLHPIFLRFLCAFFGLHILYESLLMGFLGNSIGKLVFHLRILDVSSLDKPPFLARMKRCLYKEALLFFPLAYCFKDKFGRTFHDRHAKTLVIVSK
- a CDS encoding phosphoribosylglycinamide synthetase C domain-containing protein, which translates into the protein MGYFWFLGGVCVCVGWGKSLSEAKNHAYNLVKKVQFEGMQFREDIGSL
- a CDS encoding LPS-assembly protein LptD; translated protein: MWRGTFIILLLLGVLFSKQQVAVQKFNKKNHKIFELLADRVDSKNNIVVATGHAVLLNYDVYILADRVIYDTQKKEATIDGHVKVYRGEGLLVQSEHIKIKLDKKYELIFPFYVQDSVTGIWISADIAHAKQNRYKIKNLTTSGCDIENPIWHVNASSGHYNVDKSHLSLWNPKVYLGQIPIFYFPYAFVSTSNKRSSGLLYPEFSDSNLAGFIYLQPIYIAPKNSWDMTLVPQIRSKRGLGINFQARWINSHQDKFLFNMRYFRNYNAYTRKYDLRNQNIYGLEMLNASRQTLQKYFGLKKSLDNASYIDFLYMNDLDYVRFEKVNKRITDATHMSRVNYYVQTNNHFYGFYLRYFLNLNKINNNETFQSLPNLQYHKYLNTLGWKHLLYSLDYQFHNVVRPVGYGYVQNTINVPLGLQFSLFKKYLSVGLWNTIDLSNLAILNQKTSYIPQVGNQSREFGNYFSSSYALYLNSDLAREYHKLLHTIQLQAVLSGAYYTFANGLFNSNMYTLSALAQNSYTNDTLTQYDYQNHLYDAVWNPSLLFSPNPSNSQLYLNLTQYLYGLNGQELLYWRISQVLDFANPTSIAQSPMESKIGFSPLRGLDIYGTIFYSWFYNSLTEASINANYTHKFLSANISYYLKKNFNETALDKISTNNSNYIKAGLSNDFRWFSLMTSVGYDIENNVVLNWNIGIFKKIRCFGFGLEFVNQRRPVLTSNPSDPLRVYENNYVKFTLDFSPITKTSLTYRSLRRR